From one Candidatus Zixiibacteriota bacterium genomic stretch:
- a CDS encoding sigma-54 dependent transcriptional regulator produces the protein MSGRAIVYGKIVSEKDKVSIGERFGPAAETLTWYSDLTLFDADSAPLTVFVDLDNPLYADADFLLSVATAGEKVKIIGKAKSPSLESAMRVAKLGVSEILTEAQCLERLRALLQELEEAPRRQQQVTTKFNTQALIGSSAAIAEIRKTIRLLSDVDFPSALILGDTGTGKSLISKVLHNSGIRADHNLVEVNCSAIPDELFESELFGHVRGAFTDAKSDKAGLFEYAENGTLFLDEVGNLSASAQAKLLKILEDKKLRKVGTVDEKDINVRVVAATNLDLERAIERGAFREDLYYRLNLLTIRIPPLGERPEDIPELIEYYLGYYATNYGKPGLMITPEAVQSMQQCRWPGNVRQLCNVIERAVLLTRSGAIGPDDVNVALRTGRITAADRRQIVVDLPDQGISLDEIEQNIVKQILNMCDWNKSETARLLRISRPRLRRIIDGAGLEQNRRKP, from the coding sequence ATGTCGGGCAGAGCAATCGTCTACGGTAAAATCGTCAGCGAGAAGGATAAGGTATCGATCGGTGAACGTTTCGGACCGGCGGCCGAGACGCTCACGTGGTATTCCGATCTGACGCTGTTTGATGCGGACAGCGCTCCGCTGACAGTCTTTGTCGATCTGGACAACCCGTTGTATGCCGACGCCGACTTTCTGCTTTCGGTGGCCACTGCCGGAGAGAAAGTGAAAATAATCGGCAAGGCCAAAAGCCCGTCGCTCGAAAGCGCCATGCGCGTCGCCAAGCTGGGGGTGTCGGAGATACTGACCGAAGCGCAGTGCCTGGAACGACTGCGGGCGTTGTTGCAGGAGCTGGAGGAGGCGCCGCGCCGCCAGCAACAGGTGACCACCAAATTCAATACACAGGCGCTGATCGGTTCCTCCGCAGCCATCGCCGAAATTCGCAAGACGATCAGGCTGCTGTCCGACGTGGATTTCCCCAGCGCGCTTATTCTCGGCGACACCGGCACCGGGAAAAGTCTCATCTCGAAGGTCCTGCACAACTCGGGTATCCGGGCGGATCACAATCTCGTGGAAGTGAACTGTTCCGCCATCCCCGATGAATTGTTCGAGTCGGAGTTGTTCGGTCATGTTCGCGGTGCGTTCACCGACGCCAAGTCCGACAAGGCGGGGCTGTTCGAGTATGCCGAAAACGGCACGTTGTTTCTCGACGAGGTGGGCAACCTGTCGGCTTCGGCGCAGGCGAAGCTGCTGAAAATTCTCGAAGACAAGAAGCTGCGCAAAGTGGGGACGGTCGATGAGAAGGATATCAACGTTCGTGTCGTGGCGGCAACCAATCTCGATCTGGAACGCGCGATCGAGCGCGGCGCTTTCCGCGAAGACCTTTATTACCGGCTGAATCTCCTCACCATCCGTATTCCTCCGCTGGGCGAACGGCCGGAAGACATTCCCGAACTGATCGAGTATTACCTCGGCTATTACGCCACCAATTACGGCAAGCCGGGACTGATGATTACGCCGGAGGCCGTCCAGTCGATGCAGCAATGCCGGTGGCCCGGAAACGTACGACAGCTCTGCAACGTCATAGAGCGGGCCGTCCTGCTGACGCGAAGCGGCGCGATCGGTCCCGACGACGTCAACGTGGCGCTGCGGACGGGTCGTATCACGGCGGCCGACCGCAGGCAGATCGTGGTCGACCTTCCGGACCAGGGAATCAGCCTCGATGAGATCGAGCAGAATATCGTCAAGCAGATCCTTAATATGTGCGACTGGAACAAGTCCGAGACCGCCCGACTGCTTCGAATCTCCCGCCCGCGTCTGCGCAGGATTATTGACGGGGCGGGACTGGAACAAAATCGGCGGAAACCGTAA
- a CDS encoding tetratricopeptide repeat protein — translation MKTLTKEQTGTSYRSGIRDGAALLDLARGWLKQGNPVVALELLKSALDTPEADHDRTVRAGILKETGRALMMQSDWTGAERCYVEAERLFLDLDDCKGASECARNRANMCFQQGRYRDAEELCEKALGWASTAGQHELRATILNTVAAIKSATGDHRGALKSFKLCLADFQASGNLIRQGYVLLNIGLAEIELRDFTAAVDSLNDALAIALSEKDLTLVEICYQHIARCYLEQKETVLARSVIDTARKILPGLNSRALEVELALIECRILRVSGDFDAAEQLAKESYRKAVEHKLAALQADLLCEQGHLHRESGRIDIAEATYNAAAAQYRQLGVDRGFQDAIQAIEQLKRRTDR, via the coding sequence ATGAAAACGCTGACGAAAGAACAAACCGGAACGAGCTACCGCTCGGGCATTCGCGACGGCGCGGCACTGCTGGACTTGGCGCGGGGCTGGCTCAAGCAGGGCAACCCGGTGGTCGCACTTGAGTTGCTCAAGTCAGCCCTCGACACGCCCGAAGCCGACCACGACCGCACGGTCCGGGCCGGAATCCTCAAGGAAACCGGACGCGCCCTCATGATGCAATCGGACTGGACGGGTGCCGAGCGGTGTTACGTGGAAGCCGAGCGGCTCTTCCTGGATTTGGATGACTGCAAAGGGGCGTCGGAATGCGCCCGCAACCGCGCCAACATGTGCTTCCAGCAGGGCCGTTACCGCGACGCCGAAGAGTTGTGCGAGAAGGCTCTCGGCTGGGCGTCGACCGCCGGTCAGCACGAACTCCGCGCCACCATTCTCAACACCGTGGCTGCGATCAAGTCCGCCACCGGCGACCACCGCGGCGCGTTAAAGTCGTTCAAGCTCTGCCTGGCCGATTTCCAGGCCTCCGGAAACCTGATCCGCCAGGGATATGTCCTGCTCAATATCGGGCTGGCCGAAATCGAACTGCGCGACTTCACCGCCGCCGTGGACAGCCTCAACGACGCGCTGGCGATCGCGCTGAGTGAGAAAGACCTCACGCTGGTTGAAATCTGCTACCAGCATATCGCCCGCTGTTATCTCGAACAAAAGGAAACCGTCCTCGCGCGATCGGTCATCGACACGGCCCGCAAGATCCTGCCGGGGCTCAATTCACGGGCGCTGGAAGTCGAGCTGGCCCTGATCGAGTGCCGTATCCTTCGCGTGAGCGGTGATTTCGACGCCGCCGAACAGCTGGCCAAAGAAAGCTACCGCAAGGCTGTCGAACACAAACTGGCCGCCCTGCAGGCGGATCTTTTGTGCGAACAGGGACACCTGCACCGTGAGTCCGGCCGGATCGACATCGCCGAAGCCACGTATAACGCCGCGGCTGCCCAATACCGACAGCTCGGTGTGGACCGGGGTTTCCAGGATGCGATCCAGGCTATCGAGCAGTTGAAACGGCGGACGGACCGGTAA
- a CDS encoding tetratricopeptide repeat protein, whose amino-acid sequence MGFTTLQRTPSTSSPDTLTRSAAGPDWSETIDNLMRLAKQAVASFEFDKAIDYLQSVEDIWDSKGIPEYSLDLRIDLHREKGKAFASQGKIEQAIEEYQKVLLFCRDSSHLQVKSETFTQIGQLLGKQGDYDRALGYLQRAIGAYRRLDDTTGTCKALRNLGVIYVELGEFEEAEVTLEEAITLARTLDNRMLCADLVNNLGAVQNMRGNWRRALELYRESLTTYSEFNEIRKAAYTRNNVAITLLERGLNDEAFDHFQEAYAIAGQIKDASLALIVDINLADLYLKKGFAADADRHCTKAHEQLRETGVVNGHLVEVRKIAGKIAAARGDHETAMRCFDEALAMCHEIGSRFLEADVMLERGLLHRAAGRPYDALNDLEASYHLYASLKATGRREQTEQAISSIELLYLEIFNAMAVEVDQKDPYTKGHSDRVASLALLLGQELGLRTSQLKTVVAGALLHDIGKLTIDDAVLKKSGRLTDEEFRQIKTHAQAGLDLLADREFPWDIKPIILYHHEKIDGSGYPLGLRGEDIPLGARIVGIADVFDALTSDRVYRVAYLPDQALEMMEKESGTSFDPMLLKRFADMIRQGAADPVINSRTSEKEMYSIWSRCLDSQPEPGAEARRSDGVSC is encoded by the coding sequence ATGGGCTTCACCACACTGCAACGAACACCGTCGACTAGCTCCCCGGATACGTTGACCCGGTCCGCCGCCGGACCTGACTGGTCGGAGACCATCGACAACCTGATGCGACTGGCCAAACAGGCCGTCGCATCGTTCGAATTCGACAAAGCGATCGACTACCTCCAGTCGGTCGAAGACATCTGGGACTCCAAGGGCATTCCTGAGTACTCGCTGGACCTGCGAATCGACCTCCACCGCGAAAAAGGCAAGGCGTTCGCATCACAGGGTAAAATCGAGCAGGCTATCGAAGAGTACCAGAAAGTGCTGTTGTTTTGTCGCGACTCCAGTCACCTGCAGGTGAAGTCCGAGACCTTCACTCAGATCGGCCAGTTGCTCGGCAAACAGGGTGACTACGACCGAGCCCTCGGCTACCTTCAGCGGGCGATCGGCGCCTACCGCAGGCTCGATGACACCACCGGGACCTGCAAGGCCCTCAGAAACCTCGGCGTCATTTACGTGGAGCTTGGCGAATTCGAAGAGGCCGAGGTGACGCTGGAGGAAGCCATCACACTCGCCCGGACGCTTGACAACCGCATGCTCTGCGCCGACCTGGTGAACAACCTCGGGGCGGTGCAGAACATGCGCGGCAACTGGCGGCGGGCGCTCGAACTGTACCGCGAGTCGCTGACCACCTACAGTGAATTCAATGAGATCCGCAAGGCCGCGTACACGCGCAACAACGTCGCGATCACCCTGCTGGAACGGGGCCTGAACGACGAGGCCTTCGATCACTTCCAGGAGGCCTACGCGATCGCGGGCCAGATCAAGGACGCATCGCTTGCCCTGATAGTCGATATCAACCTCGCCGACCTGTATTTGAAGAAAGGGTTCGCGGCCGATGCGGATCGGCACTGCACCAAGGCGCACGAGCAGCTCCGGGAGACCGGTGTTGTCAACGGCCATCTCGTGGAAGTCCGCAAGATCGCCGGCAAAATAGCGGCGGCGCGCGGGGACCACGAAACGGCGATGCGCTGCTTTGACGAAGCGCTGGCGATGTGCCATGAGATCGGTTCGCGGTTTCTCGAGGCCGATGTCATGCTGGAGCGCGGCCTTTTGCACCGGGCCGCCGGCCGACCCTACGACGCGCTGAATGATCTCGAGGCGTCGTATCACCTGTACGCATCGCTCAAGGCGACCGGTCGCCGCGAGCAGACCGAACAGGCTATCAGTTCCATCGAGTTGTTGTACCTCGAGATTTTCAACGCCATGGCGGTCGAGGTCGACCAGAAGGACCCGTATACCAAGGGACATTCCGACCGGGTGGCCTCGCTGGCGTTGCTGCTGGGTCAGGAACTGGGACTTCGCACGTCGCAGTTGAAGACTGTCGTGGCGGGCGCCCTGCTGCATGATATCGGCAAGCTCACGATCGACGACGCCGTGTTGAAGAAGTCGGGCCGCCTTACCGACGAAGAGTTTCGCCAGATCAAGACCCACGCGCAGGCCGGCCTCGACCTGCTGGCGGATCGGGAGTTTCCCTGGGACATCAAGCCGATCATTCTGTATCACCACGAGAAGATCGACGGCAGCGGCTATCCGCTCGGCCTGCGCGGCGAGGACATACCGCTGGGAGCGCGGATTGTCGGGATAGCGGACGTGTTCGACGCCCTGACGTCGGACCGCGTCTACCGCGTCGCCTACCTGCCGGATCAGGCCCTGGAGATGATGGAAAAAGAATCGGGCACGTCGTTCGACCCCATGCTGCTGAAGCGGTTCGCCGACATGATCCGCCAGGGGGCCGCCGACCCGGTAATCAATTCCCGTACGAGCGAAAAAGAGATGTACAGTATCTGGTCGCGGTGCCTCGATTCCCAGCCGGAACCGGGCGCCGAAGCCAGGCGCAGCGATGGTGTGTCGTGTTGA
- a CDS encoding cytochrome c3 family protein produces MAKTPGFSIPTAIRAGGALLAAALVLVSVVVSQESQPDDETCLMCHEGMDAGLAATAHQLSAQVNKPSLQISCVSCHTGAAVHVDDPSVDNIGNPARMSTHEQNLVCSSCHQPHKEQGTLGFDPHIGQDLACGDCHGVHDAGVSLLLDDDGEFCGQCHVSVVNGFRQRSNHPLVSGNVSCMSCHDFTGTAEPMFGHGGSANCLSCHQELAGPFVYEHEAGSSFTTEGDGCVTCHAPHGSPNERLLNQPAASLCQSCHGVPAGHLTTHNGIGSQYTCMECHSAVHGSHDNRGLLDSQLGTKIGDGPGSCFCHNVLD; encoded by the coding sequence ATGGCAAAAACTCCTGGGTTCAGCATACCCACCGCAATCAGAGCAGGGGGCGCGCTTCTCGCAGCGGCGCTCGTGCTGGTTTCGGTCGTGGTATCACAGGAATCCCAGCCGGATGATGAAACCTGTCTCATGTGCCACGAGGGCATGGACGCGGGACTTGCGGCGACGGCTCACCAGCTCAGTGCACAGGTGAACAAGCCGTCTCTCCAGATTTCCTGCGTCAGCTGTCATACCGGCGCCGCCGTGCACGTGGACGATCCCTCGGTCGATAACATCGGCAATCCCGCGCGGATGTCAACGCACGAGCAGAACCTCGTTTGCTCGTCCTGTCATCAGCCGCACAAGGAGCAGGGGACGCTCGGATTCGATCCGCACATCGGACAGGACCTGGCATGTGGTGATTGCCACGGCGTCCATGACGCCGGCGTCTCGCTCTTGCTGGACGATGACGGCGAGTTTTGCGGTCAGTGCCACGTGTCGGTTGTCAACGGGTTCCGTCAGCGGTCCAATCATCCGCTCGTGAGCGGCAACGTATCCTGTATGTCCTGCCATGATTTTACGGGCACGGCCGAGCCCATGTTCGGTCACGGCGGTTCGGCCAACTGTCTTTCCTGCCATCAGGAACTGGCCGGTCCGTTTGTCTACGAGCATGAGGCGGGCAGTTCGTTTACGACCGAGGGCGACGGATGTGTGACGTGTCACGCGCCGCACGGCAGCCCCAACGAACGGCTGCTGAATCAGCCGGCCGCCAGCCTCTGCCAGTCCTGTCATGGCGTGCCCGCCGGGCACCTGACCACCCACAACGGCATCGGCTCGCAGTACACCTGTATGGAGTGTCACAGCGCCGTGCACGGTTCTCACGACAATCGTGGCCTGCTCGACTCGCAGCTCGGCACCAAGATCGGTGACGGCCCCGGCTCCTGCTTCTGCCACAATGTGCTGGATTGA